A stretch of Leptospira hartskeerlii DNA encodes these proteins:
- the folP gene encoding dihydropteroate synthase: MESDLPNRNQQEIFPPKPILFGVLNITSDSFSDGGKYLREDLALAKAKSLIEEGADVIDIGAQSSNIKAEPISEDTEWNRMKEIISELKKKKVAISIDTFRPYVIQKALEADVDYINNIRGFVDPESLDLLKGASDKSTKYIAMFSQDHSIKASEFSDLKPETVVPLALEFFRERTKTFESLGLADRLILDPGMGFFLSPDYKVSFAILSKIAEILSEFPNLMVSVTKKSFLGNALGGLPVEDRIIPTAISEIYLWSKGVQMIRTHSPKSFLLAMKTWEMSHGVYSPQRGLQERSDYRP, encoded by the coding sequence ATGGAATCCGACCTGCCGAATAGAAACCAGCAAGAAATTTTCCCTCCAAAACCGATCTTATTCGGAGTTTTGAACATAACCAGTGACTCTTTTTCGGACGGGGGAAAATACCTCCGCGAGGACCTGGCTCTTGCCAAGGCGAAATCTTTAATTGAAGAAGGCGCGGATGTCATTGATATTGGGGCCCAATCTTCCAATATAAAGGCGGAACCAATTTCGGAAGATACGGAATGGAATAGAATGAAAGAGATCATCTCCGAATTAAAAAAGAAGAAGGTTGCAATCTCAATAGATACATTCAGGCCTTACGTCATCCAAAAGGCGTTAGAGGCAGATGTGGATTATATCAATAATATCAGGGGTTTTGTAGATCCTGAAAGTTTGGATCTACTAAAAGGTGCAAGTGACAAGTCCACAAAATATATTGCGATGTTCTCCCAAGATCATTCTATCAAGGCTTCGGAATTTTCAGATCTAAAACCTGAGACAGTTGTACCACTTGCATTGGAATTCTTTAGAGAGAGGACAAAAACTTTCGAAAGTTTAGGCCTTGCAGATCGTTTGATCTTAGATCCAGGGATGGGATTTTTTTTAAGTCCTGACTATAAGGTAAGCTTTGCAATTCTTTCCAAGATTGCTGAAATTCTTTCTGAGTTTCCGAATTTGATGGTTTCAGTAACTAAAAAATCTTTTTTAGGAAATGCTCTCGGTGGTTTGCCTGTAGAAGATAGAATTATCCCGACTGCGATCTCGGAAATATATCTTTGGTCCAAAGGAGTTCAGATGATCAGAACTCATTCTCCCAAATCTTTTTTATTAGCTATGAAAACCTGGGAAATGTCTCACGGAGTTTATAGTCCGCAACGCGGGCTTCAGGAGCGAAGCGACTATCGTCCATAA
- a CDS encoding OmpA family protein: MFFYNPGKGPVLKRNHFLSSVLAGTLLFFLYSWDGSAQPVPTLLERNFGSPLNTQNVEYNPIISPDGRYLIFQSNRPGGEGEMDIWLSENANYKKRDGEADWKKPVNLNQDIWEQNKKELPSGEKKSKLFNTDKYEGGISIRFDELGNPEEIFLTSIRNVKADREGFDALDIYYTKRDEKTRRWSDLIGISEINSNFNEKMPAVSPDGKFLIFSSDRPGGSGEYDLWVSYKNLSTGVWSSPINLGSEINSKASEILPYVHPDGEQLYFSSNRENDRKKFSLYRSFLNLPGNADIEDAEDKLTISKTNLPHPVPETGSLEKLPHPFNLDNTEGIDSEGISFDHEGLWAYISSNRNGGQGQYDIYRFQVPENLRNSYDVSFQGLVLDGSEATMIGLDATIKISDSIGPSRTITSRRIGGDLSKGNPTNFKTVLKTGRLYKVEISSPGFYPTEDKLDLRGNVERNKKVNKTYVLLPIKDEEKGKIVNTGDGDKGKGLNVVVVDATTKEPITGASATVFTPKNRQGEILKYNSLSKNFHIELIPDTDFEIFAKAEKYISESVNILKKDIKPGSTISIALRKDSEVPAVLSTKLYFEFNKTEVTDAHRRQLDLIVDYLKKNPSDKIEIGGHTDNIASKEYNTRLSGNRARKVFDYVRSKGIQASRLKTRAYWYSRPDEDNSTEDGRAKNRRVDFRKL; this comes from the coding sequence ATGTTTTTTTACAATCCAGGAAAAGGACCCGTTCTAAAACGAAATCATTTTCTAAGCTCCGTTCTTGCCGGAACTCTTTTGTTTTTTTTATATTCCTGGGATGGATCCGCCCAACCTGTTCCTACACTCTTGGAAAGAAATTTTGGATCTCCTTTAAACACGCAAAACGTAGAATACAATCCCATCATCAGTCCTGACGGAAGATATTTGATCTTTCAATCCAATCGTCCAGGCGGAGAAGGAGAGATGGATATCTGGCTCTCTGAAAACGCAAACTATAAAAAAAGAGATGGAGAAGCTGATTGGAAGAAGCCGGTCAATCTAAACCAGGACATCTGGGAACAGAATAAGAAGGAACTTCCCTCCGGAGAAAAAAAATCCAAACTATTCAATACCGATAAGTACGAAGGTGGGATCTCGATCAGATTCGACGAATTAGGAAATCCCGAGGAAATTTTTCTGACTTCTATCCGAAACGTAAAAGCGGATAGAGAAGGTTTTGACGCATTAGATATTTATTATACTAAGAGAGATGAAAAAACAAGGCGTTGGAGCGACTTGATCGGTATCTCCGAGATCAATTCTAACTTTAATGAAAAGATGCCGGCGGTTTCTCCAGACGGAAAATTTCTTATCTTCTCTTCTGATCGACCTGGCGGATCTGGAGAATACGATCTTTGGGTAAGTTATAAAAATCTTTCAACGGGAGTTTGGTCGAGTCCAATCAATCTAGGATCGGAGATCAATTCCAAAGCCAGTGAAATTCTTCCTTATGTTCATCCCGATGGGGAACAATTATACTTCTCCTCTAATAGAGAGAATGATCGCAAAAAGTTTTCCTTATATCGTAGCTTCTTAAATCTTCCGGGAAACGCCGACATAGAAGATGCGGAAGATAAACTGACAATTTCTAAAACGAATCTTCCTCATCCAGTTCCGGAAACAGGAAGTTTAGAAAAACTGCCTCATCCATTTAATTTAGATAATACAGAAGGGATCGATTCAGAAGGAATTTCTTTCGATCACGAGGGGCTTTGGGCTTATATTTCTTCCAACCGAAACGGAGGGCAGGGCCAGTACGATATTTATAGATTCCAAGTTCCTGAAAATCTGAGGAATTCCTACGATGTATCCTTCCAGGGATTGGTCCTAGATGGCTCAGAAGCTACAATGATAGGCCTGGATGCTACAATCAAAATTTCAGATAGTATTGGTCCTTCTCGTACTATTACTTCCAGAAGAATAGGTGGGGATCTTTCTAAAGGAAACCCGACTAACTTTAAAACCGTTTTAAAAACAGGAAGATTGTATAAGGTAGAAATTTCTTCTCCTGGTTTTTATCCCACTGAGGACAAGCTCGACTTACGTGGAAACGTAGAGAGAAATAAGAAAGTTAATAAAACTTATGTGCTTCTGCCTATCAAAGATGAAGAGAAAGGTAAGATTGTTAACACTGGTGATGGGGATAAAGGAAAGGGACTTAATGTAGTAGTCGTAGATGCCACTACTAAAGAGCCAATTACTGGAGCGAGCGCTACAGTTTTTACTCCTAAGAATAGACAGGGAGAAATCTTAAAATACAACAGTTTGTCAAAAAATTTCCATATCGAGTTGATCCCCGACACTGATTTCGAAATCTTTGCAAAGGCTGAGAAATATATTTCCGAAAGTGTTAATATCTTGAAGAAAGATATTAAACCTGGCTCTACGATCTCTATCGCATTAAGGAAAGATTCGGAAGTCCCAGCTGTTTTAAGTACTAAACTCTATTTTGAATTCAATAAGACCGAGGTGACTGACGCACATCGCCGACAACTCGATCTGATTGTAGACTATCTCAAGAAGAATCCGTCGGATAAAATAGAGATTGGGGGCCATACGGATAATATAGCTTCCAAAGAATATAACACTCGCTTAAGCGGGAACAGAGCACGGAAAGTTTTTGACTACGTTCGTAGTAAAGGGATCCAAGCTTCTAGGTTAAAAACCAGAGCATATTGGTATTCCAGACCTGATGAAGATAACTCTACCGAAGATGGAAGAGCTAAAAACAGGAGGGTCGACTTCCGTAAGCTATAA
- a CDS encoding DUF1577 domain-containing protein, whose amino-acid sequence MEVEYRSYLQSPRIWDTIKDPQKVGYILKEYVHNNGLFLKENPLKQELQILQTTPEGKIFLRIDPEYVNEEGEITVYKTLSKHMEIGFRVDSVNHEDGLVVCSPEYVRIAKDGRILPRVEGLQGKVIAHRFHMVKKEQDSTKVLGTSGQILLTDLHKSILSEYPYSRLVFPTGKELSLEQDLAKRTGKTIFVKDAINMDPLSQEEANGFNILDLKQELEDEMILEDRTKVYRSGKIQSFAIYPIYYKDPSGSKLVALGYAETKDRILDPAILKKYAELETVFNDRIEDSNTLDIDIRQNVVNASEGGILLEVTESQLVESFLHKPFFTADITFKMQAPLRFAFKIRHISQIGEIYLVGAEIVGSNDAKTNMTLLKKNLSFIKSV is encoded by the coding sequence ATGGAAGTCGAGTACCGATCTTACCTACAATCACCAAGAATTTGGGATACAATCAAAGATCCTCAAAAAGTAGGTTATATTCTGAAAGAGTACGTGCATAATAACGGACTCTTTCTGAAAGAAAATCCCTTAAAACAAGAATTGCAAATCTTACAAACCACTCCTGAGGGAAAAATTTTCCTTAGGATAGATCCGGAATATGTTAACGAAGAAGGCGAAATCACAGTTTACAAAACCTTAAGTAAACATATGGAGATCGGCTTTAGAGTCGATTCAGTAAATCATGAAGATGGATTAGTGGTTTGTTCTCCCGAATATGTAAGAATAGCAAAAGACGGCCGAATTCTTCCAAGGGTAGAAGGCCTACAAGGCAAAGTAATCGCGCACAGATTTCATATGGTTAAGAAGGAACAAGATTCTACCAAAGTATTGGGAACATCCGGCCAAATCCTTTTGACCGACTTACACAAGAGTATCTTATCTGAATATCCGTATTCCAGATTGGTATTTCCAACGGGAAAGGAACTTAGCTTAGAGCAGGACTTAGCAAAACGTACCGGTAAAACTATCTTTGTAAAAGATGCGATCAATATGGATCCTCTTTCCCAAGAAGAGGCAAACGGCTTTAATATTTTAGATCTAAAGCAAGAATTAGAAGATGAAATGATCTTGGAAGATAGAACCAAAGTTTATCGTTCCGGGAAGATACAATCTTTCGCGATCTATCCAATCTATTACAAAGACCCGTCCGGATCAAAGCTCGTTGCTTTAGGTTATGCGGAGACTAAGGACAGGATTTTGGATCCCGCTATTCTGAAAAAATACGCAGAGTTAGAAACTGTGTTTAACGATAGGATAGAAGACTCCAACACTCTGGACATTGATATCCGTCAAAACGTAGTCAATGCTTCGGAAGGTGGAATTCTTTTGGAAGTAACCGAGTCCCAGCTAGTCGAATCATTTCTGCATAAACCTTTCTTTACTGCGGATATAACTTTTAAAATGCAAGCTCCGCTAAGATTTGCATTCAAAATCCGACATATTTCTCAGATCGGGGAAATTTATCTAGTCGGTGCAGAAATAGTTGGCTCCAACGATGCCAAGACGAATATGACTCTATTAAAGAAGAATTTAAGCTTCATTAAGAGCGTCTAA